The following proteins are encoded in a genomic region of Pseudosulfitobacter pseudonitzschiae:
- a CDS encoding PIN domain-containing protein, with product MSAEFADTNVVLYLLDDGPKADRAEDILGQGPRISVQVLNEAMVNCRRKAGLSWEETGAFLAGVQSLCPVEDLSVQTHLVGRALAEKYQLSVYDAMIVAAALIAGCTTLWSEDMHDGLLVEDQLRVVNPFT from the coding sequence ATGAGCGCTGAATTCGCGGATACAAATGTCGTCCTTTACCTTCTTGACGACGGCCCAAAGGCGGATCGGGCGGAAGACATCCTGGGGCAGGGGCCGCGGATCAGTGTGCAGGTCCTGAACGAAGCGATGGTCAATTGCCGGAGGAAAGCCGGTCTCAGTTGGGAGGAGACCGGCGCTTTTCTCGCAGGGGTCCAATCCTTGTGTCCAGTCGAGGACCTGTCTGTGCAAACCCATCTTGTGGGCCGAGCTTTGGCAGAAAAGTACCAGCTTTCGGTCTATGACGCGATGATTGTGGCGGCCGCTCTTATTGCTGGATGCACGACTTTGTGGAGCGAAGATATGCACGACGGATTGTTGGTCGAAGATCAGTTGCGCGTCGTGAATCCATTCACCTGA
- the repC gene encoding plasmid replication protein RepC encodes MDYTPVTPFRRPINAAILHYQAAAQQDLPPSGVNKWEALRELAAARIAFGLSDRDLSVLQALVSFHQATIVGGNHSETVVHPSNKAICERLNGMPCSTMRRHLANLVQTGFVVRRDSPNGKRYARRYGDEKIAFGFDLAPLAQRFVEVCEAAEAVRAAEERYKRLRSTVSLMRRDLAGLVDYGRSLRPDRAIWDQASDLCVLTARDLRRKLDFAELQQIESALSEALNATRDLLEPVQSQDMSTNDVTNEQHYQNSNKDSYDFEPRLEKAQDEGSVSDPATALVAEGRTDEPVPVDNNLPRIPLGLVLAACSEYRAYAERPVRHWHDLVRVADVIRPMMGVSPSAWDEAKQYMGPEEASVVILVMLERFGDIRSPGGYLRTLSAKAALGEFSCGPMIMALMRKDAA; translated from the coding sequence ATGGACTACACCCCCGTAACGCCTTTCAGGCGACCCATAAATGCTGCCATTCTGCACTATCAGGCAGCGGCGCAACAGGACCTCCCGCCTTCCGGCGTCAACAAATGGGAAGCACTTCGCGAACTCGCCGCTGCCCGTATCGCCTTCGGCTTGTCCGACCGTGATTTGAGCGTGCTTCAGGCATTGGTCAGTTTCCATCAGGCCACGATCGTTGGCGGGAACCATAGTGAAACTGTCGTGCATCCGTCCAACAAGGCTATTTGTGAGCGCCTGAACGGCATGCCCTGTTCGACCATGCGGCGGCATCTGGCGAACCTGGTGCAAACCGGTTTCGTCGTGCGTCGCGACAGTCCCAATGGCAAGCGTTACGCGCGCCGGTATGGGGACGAAAAGATCGCTTTCGGCTTCGATCTGGCCCCCCTCGCCCAACGCTTCGTCGAAGTGTGCGAAGCCGCAGAGGCTGTCCGTGCTGCGGAGGAGCGCTACAAGCGGCTTAGATCCACTGTAAGCCTCATGCGCCGTGATCTAGCGGGTCTCGTCGATTACGGCCGCTCTCTGCGCCCTGACCGCGCCATCTGGGACCAGGCGTCCGACCTATGCGTCCTGACGGCGCGTGACCTTCGCCGCAAGCTCGACTTTGCAGAGTTGCAGCAGATTGAATCCGCGTTGTCCGAAGCACTCAACGCCACTAGGGACCTGTTGGAACCAGTGCAGTCACAAGATATGAGCACCAATGACGTCACAAATGAGCAGCACTATCAGAATTCAAATAAAGACTCTTATGATTTTGAACCACGCTTAGAAAAAGCGCAGGACGAGGGCAGCGTCTCCGATCCGGCGACAGCACTGGTTGCAGAGGGTAGGACCGATGAGCCTGTCCCGGTCGACAACAATCTACCCAGAATACCCCTCGGTCTCGTTTTGGCCGCTTGCTCTGAATACCGAGCTTATGCTGAACGACCTGTGCGCCACTGGCATGATCTAGTAAGGGTTGCCGATGTAATAAGGCCTATGATGGGCGTCTCTCCTTCAGCTTGGGATGAGGCCAAACAGTACATGGGCCCGGAAGAGGCATCGGTGGTCATCTTGGTAATGTTGGAACGCTTCGGCGACATCCGGTCGCCTGGTGGGTATTTGCGGACGCTGTCTGCAAAGGCTGCTCTTGGTGAATTCTCCTGTGGTCCCATGATCATGGCCCTTATGAGAAAGGACGCTGCATGA
- a CDS encoding ArdC family protein — MARSRTPKFDASEVITNEIIRIIERGVLPWRKPWTAGGSSRPLRVGGEPYQGVNNFLLTMRTVMAGHSSPFWMTLPQANALDAKVRKGEKSSVVVYYGQSRKDAGAYEHDRSDGDDHSEEARIFRFQKSYRVFNACQIEGLPDSFFPDPEPVPEHPRSEPIPHMQAFFDAIDITTVFTGTEAYYLPPVDKVYMPSITRFQDPRNFYGVWAHELAHATKAPHRLNRDFGFSKFGNTSYAREEIVAELTSVFLGQTLGFTAHTLEMNAAYLHNWLRVLRSDKGAIFRHAADAQRACDYLIAQSEAGRAGRSAEAA; from the coding sequence ATGGCCCGATCCCGCACGCCCAAATTCGATGCCTCCGAGGTCATCACCAACGAAATCATCCGCATCATCGAGCGCGGCGTCCTGCCGTGGCGCAAGCCATGGACCGCAGGTGGCAGCTCTCGTCCCCTGCGCGTGGGCGGAGAACCCTACCAAGGGGTGAACAACTTCCTGCTGACGATGCGGACCGTGATGGCGGGCCACAGCTCTCCCTTCTGGATGACGCTGCCGCAAGCCAATGCGTTGGACGCAAAGGTCCGCAAGGGCGAGAAGTCCTCTGTCGTCGTTTATTACGGTCAAAGCCGGAAAGACGCGGGCGCATATGAGCATGACCGCAGCGACGGGGATGATCACTCCGAGGAAGCCCGTATATTCCGCTTCCAGAAATCCTACCGCGTGTTCAATGCCTGCCAGATCGAGGGCTTGCCCGACAGCTTCTTTCCGGACCCGGAGCCCGTGCCCGAGCATCCGCGGTCCGAGCCAATCCCGCACATGCAGGCGTTTTTCGATGCCATCGACATCACGACCGTCTTCACGGGCACGGAGGCGTACTATTTGCCGCCCGTGGACAAGGTCTACATGCCGTCCATCACGCGGTTCCAGGACCCGCGCAATTTCTACGGGGTCTGGGCCCATGAGCTGGCCCATGCCACGAAAGCCCCGCATCGGCTGAACCGTGATTTCGGGTTCTCGAAGTTTGGCAACACGTCCTATGCGCGCGAGGAGATCGTCGCGGAATTGACCTCAGTGTTCCTGGGTCAGACGCTCGGCTTCACGGCGCATACGCTCGAGATGAATGCCGCCTACCTGCACAACTGGTTGCGGGTCCTTCGGTCGGACAAGGGCGCGATCTTCCGGCACGCCGCGGACGCGCAGCGCGCCTGTGATTATCTGATCGCACAATCTGAGGCGGGTAGGGCAGGGCGCAGTGCCGAGGCCGCCTGA
- a CDS encoding AAA family ATPase, translating into MRPIRLSLQAFGPFATTEVVDFRSALETGLFGIYGQTGAGKSTLFSAMSFALFGAPTKTDQEPRSLRSDHAASDLPTEVEFVFELGAKTYLIRRRPAQERPKARGEGTTEDASEASLFDVTGIPVDILGPSQSGRVIAEKKVSLVGQQVEALLGYGADQFRQIVLLPQGKFETFLAAKTDARVEILRDLFDVKIYRDLAARLKEEASEAERALRDQRALYVARLEERGFESAEALELGIAAAETKVEEKQGVQNGAAMATEAARKALTEGEQIEKAFSAVDTAQQAFDNLEKKTGEVEELAKRIEAVRNAIQARDLETALRDAEQESRNAVEAVTKVEAALDIATGAKEVAGKKLVEAQSGEDRRQQVQADLTRLEAIENQVGQAAALRSAFDDAAKDEGSAKKALTEAIDAREKLKSQRDATDLALDQARKTETVRGQLTGELAEVNRERVKAAAHVKAQEAVADAQRNVEAASNELATRTDAAQAADAALVDAEARLSRTQAIILAEKLTEGAPCPVCGSHDHPAPAHGMPEQSGLTEAFRSAQVQARTASEARVRAESELGNFRMRLDEKKRALEEQESPERTLAELEVEIARLEGDVAALGEAVDLDAMAEQLAQLKLKLTEAEAAEATARTAAGKAETDLAGARAKLDTVIEALPEGLRTPEAVVARREALQREQRQLSEALEVATQQDRAAGEMLTRAQEQLEAAKRARDAQQQRVKKAQDDFGARLAEVGLDKAGYDACKAHFPTLDADQKTVSDHREGLIAAHTTLQNAIAACADRERPDLAPLQLALADATQTLNAANAALATARTDVSSLTKFKESLAAALAETERLETETGPLRGLADLANGKNDFKMTLETFAIGAMFDQVLDAANMRLDPMTRGRYRLTRGLEASGGRGKRGLEIEVFDINTGKARPTATLSGGETFIAALALALGLADVVESLSGKIRMDTIFIDEGFGSLDTENGAGTLDQVIQVLAALTEGSRAVGLISHVGLVQEAIPQGFYVRSTPSGSRVEERRGLG; encoded by the coding sequence ATGAGACCCATTCGCCTATCGCTTCAAGCCTTCGGGCCATTTGCGACAACCGAGGTAGTCGATTTCCGGTCCGCGCTGGAGACGGGTCTGTTCGGGATTTATGGTCAGACCGGCGCGGGAAAGTCGACGCTGTTTTCGGCGATGTCCTTCGCGCTATTCGGGGCGCCGACCAAGACTGATCAAGAACCACGTTCACTACGCTCGGATCACGCCGCGTCGGATCTACCTACCGAAGTTGAATTTGTCTTTGAGCTGGGCGCCAAGACCTACCTGATCCGTCGTCGTCCGGCGCAGGAACGTCCGAAGGCACGCGGTGAAGGGACCACTGAGGACGCGTCGGAAGCCTCGTTATTCGACGTCACCGGGATTCCGGTGGACATTCTTGGTCCGAGTCAGTCTGGCCGTGTCATTGCGGAAAAGAAAGTCTCGCTAGTTGGGCAGCAAGTCGAGGCGCTGCTTGGCTACGGGGCAGATCAGTTTCGACAGATCGTGCTCTTACCGCAAGGCAAGTTCGAGACGTTCTTGGCCGCAAAAACGGATGCGCGGGTCGAGATATTGCGGGATCTCTTCGACGTGAAGATCTATCGAGATCTCGCCGCACGGCTGAAAGAAGAAGCCTCAGAGGCAGAACGAGCGTTGCGCGACCAGCGCGCTCTCTACGTGGCTCGACTCGAGGAACGTGGTTTTGAGAGCGCGGAGGCGCTAGAACTCGGGATTGCCGCAGCCGAAACAAAAGTCGAAGAAAAGCAGGGAGTTCAGAACGGCGCGGCGATGGCTACCGAAGCCGCGCGTAAAGCTCTGACCGAAGGCGAGCAAATCGAGAAAGCATTTTCTGCTGTCGACACGGCACAGCAGGCATTCGATAATCTAGAAAAGAAAACGGGCGAGGTCGAAGAACTGGCCAAGCGCATTGAGGCTGTCCGGAATGCCATTCAGGCCCGTGATCTTGAGACGGCTTTGCGCGATGCGGAGCAGGAAAGCCGGAATGCGGTGGAGGCTGTCACAAAGGTCGAGGCGGCACTAGATATCGCCACTGGCGCGAAGGAGGTGGCGGGAAAAAAACTTGTTGAGGCACAGTCGGGCGAGGACCGGCGGCAGCAAGTTCAGGCTGACCTGACAAGGTTGGAGGCGATCGAGAACCAGGTCGGTCAAGCAGCGGCTCTTAGAAGCGCGTTTGACGACGCTGCGAAGGACGAAGGTTCGGCGAAGAAGGCTCTGACCGAGGCCATAGATGCCCGAGAGAAGCTCAAGTCTCAGCGCGATGCGACCGATCTGGCACTTGATCAAGCGCGAAAGACCGAAACGGTGCGAGGCCAGCTGACCGGTGAGTTGGCCGAGGTCAACCGAGAAAGAGTCAAGGCAGCGGCGCATGTTAAGGCGCAAGAGGCTGTCGCGGATGCTCAACGAAATGTAGAAGCGGCATCGAACGAACTGGCGACAAGAACCGACGCGGCGCAAGCCGCTGATGCGGCATTGGTAGATGCCGAGGCACGGCTTTCGCGCACGCAAGCGATCATTCTGGCCGAAAAGTTGACCGAAGGAGCGCCCTGCCCTGTCTGTGGCTCCCATGATCATCCTGCGCCTGCCCATGGTATGCCCGAACAATCTGGTTTGACCGAAGCGTTTCGGAGTGCGCAGGTTCAGGCGAGAACTGCCTCCGAAGCCAGAGTTCGGGCCGAAAGCGAACTCGGCAATTTTCGAATGCGGCTCGACGAAAAGAAGCGGGCGCTCGAGGAACAGGAAAGTCCTGAGCGCACGTTAGCGGAACTCGAAGTTGAAATCGCACGGCTTGAAGGCGACGTCGCCGCGCTTGGAGAAGCGGTCGATTTAGACGCGATGGCGGAGCAGTTGGCCCAACTCAAGCTGAAACTGACTGAGGCTGAAGCTGCCGAGGCTACGGCGCGCACCGCTGCGGGAAAGGCCGAGACCGATCTTGCCGGCGCGCGCGCCAAGCTGGACACAGTGATCGAGGCCCTGCCGGAAGGTCTGCGCACGCCCGAGGCGGTTGTCGCTCGACGGGAGGCTTTACAGAGAGAGCAAAGGCAACTGTCCGAGGCGCTGGAAGTGGCGACGCAACAGGACCGAGCCGCCGGTGAAATGCTCACCCGTGCGCAAGAGCAGCTGGAAGCAGCAAAGCGGGCGCGCGACGCGCAGCAACAGCGCGTGAAAAAGGCGCAAGATGATTTTGGTGCTCGGCTTGCCGAGGTCGGGCTGGACAAAGCGGGATATGATGCTTGCAAGGCGCATTTCCCGACCCTCGATGCCGACCAGAAGACGGTATCCGATCATCGTGAGGGCCTGATCGCGGCTCACACGACATTGCAGAACGCCATAGCCGCTTGCGCAGATCGTGAACGCCCGGATCTTGCCCCGCTTCAGCTGGCGTTGGCAGACGCCACCCAGACCTTGAACGCGGCCAACGCTGCACTCGCCACAGCGAGGACAGATGTATCGTCACTGACCAAATTCAAGGAATCGCTTGCGGCGGCGCTGGCCGAAACCGAGCGGCTTGAAACCGAGACCGGTCCGCTCCGGGGGCTGGCCGATCTGGCTAACGGCAAGAACGATTTCAAGATGACACTCGAGACCTTCGCGATCGGTGCAATGTTCGACCAGGTTCTCGATGCGGCGAATATGAGGCTCGACCCTATGACACGTGGTCGCTACCGGCTGACGCGCGGGCTTGAGGCATCTGGCGGCCGCGGCAAGCGTGGGCTCGAAATCGAGGTCTTCGACATCAACACCGGCAAGGCGCGTCCGACAGCAACGCTATCCGGTGGCGAGACCTTTATCGCGGCACTAGCCCTCGCGCTTGGGCTAGCTGATGTGGTCGAGAGCCTTTCGGGCAAGATCCGAATGGACACGATCTTCATCGATGAAGGCTTCGGCAGCCTCGACACCGAGAATGGGGCGGGCACGCTGGACCAAGTGATCCAGGTTCTTGCTGCGCTGACAGAGGGCAGCCGGGCTGTGGGACTGATCTCGCATGTCGGGCTGGTGCAGGAGGCTATTCCACAAGGCTTCTATGTGCGTTCGACCCCAAGCGGCAGCCGGGTCGAGGAAAGGAGGGGGCTGGGATGA
- the repA gene encoding plasmid partitioning protein RepA codes for MNKTFVHQDLNAVIRQHSEWLANQLHSQRESLFPPDATKEMRKFSSGEAAALLGVNDSYLRKINLDGKGPSPELTAGNRRLYSAQDIQALRVLLEKTARKPGDYIPGRRDGDHLQVIGVMNFKGGSGKTTTSAHLAQRLALRGYRVLGIDLDPQASFTALHGVQPEFDLTDGGTLYDAIRYDDPEPIRAVIRKTYIPNLDLIPGNLELMEFEHETPRALSQGNAGLFFFRVKEALAQVDGDYDVVVIDCPPQLGFLTMSALSAATGVLVTIHPEMLDVMSMSQFLRMTADLMDVIAESGADMSHDWMRYALTRYEPQDAPQNRIVAFLRTMYGDAVLNSPMLKSTAISDAGLTKQTLYEVERSAFTRTTYDRALESLNALNDEVADLIQKTWGRA; via the coding sequence ATGAACAAGACTTTCGTGCATCAGGACCTGAACGCGGTCATCCGCCAGCATTCCGAGTGGCTGGCCAACCAGCTTCATTCGCAACGCGAGAGCCTGTTTCCCCCAGACGCCACAAAGGAAATGCGCAAATTCTCCTCCGGCGAGGCGGCAGCGCTTCTTGGTGTGAACGACTCATACCTGCGCAAAATCAACCTTGATGGCAAGGGCCCTTCGCCTGAACTGACGGCCGGCAATCGTCGCCTGTATTCCGCGCAGGACATTCAGGCCCTGCGTGTCCTGCTGGAAAAGACCGCGCGCAAGCCTGGTGACTATATCCCCGGACGGCGTGACGGGGATCACCTGCAAGTCATCGGTGTGATGAACTTCAAGGGTGGCTCGGGCAAAACGACGACTTCGGCACACCTTGCACAACGGCTGGCCTTGCGCGGTTATCGCGTCCTGGGCATTGATCTTGATCCGCAGGCCTCATTCACGGCGTTACATGGCGTACAGCCCGAATTCGATCTGACAGATGGCGGCACGCTCTATGACGCGATCCGCTATGACGACCCAGAGCCGATCCGCGCCGTCATCCGCAAGACCTATATCCCGAACCTCGACCTGATCCCGGGCAATCTGGAACTGATGGAGTTCGAACACGAAACGCCACGTGCTCTTTCACAAGGCAACGCAGGCCTGTTCTTTTTCCGCGTAAAAGAGGCGTTGGCCCAGGTTGACGGTGATTACGACGTTGTGGTCATCGACTGCCCGCCGCAACTGGGCTTTCTCACCATGTCCGCACTTTCTGCCGCCACCGGCGTGCTGGTCACAATTCATCCGGAAATGCTCGACGTGATGTCGATGTCACAATTTCTGCGCATGACGGCTGATCTGATGGACGTGATCGCCGAAAGCGGTGCGGACATGTCCCACGACTGGATGCGCTATGCGCTGACACGCTATGAACCTCAGGATGCACCACAAAACCGGATCGTCGCCTTTCTGCGCACCATGTATGGCGATGCGGTGCTCAACTCGCCAATGCTCAAATCCACGGCGATCTCCGATGCAGGTCTGACAAAGCAAACCCTATACGAAGTCGAGCGCAGCGCCTTTACCCGCACGACCTACGATCGCGCCCTTGAAAGCCTGAACGCGCTGAACGACGAAGTCGCTGATCTTATTCAGAAAACGTGGGGGCGGGCATGA
- a CDS encoding AbrB/MazE/SpoVT family DNA-binding domain-containing protein, whose protein sequence is MQVAKWGNSLAVRLPADLVRELGLKEGDQIDLIKDDGTLLVQRQPRADEVLQGLRRFRGKLSKEARLSRDAAHER, encoded by the coding sequence ATGCAAGTTGCAAAATGGGGGAATTCGCTCGCGGTCCGGCTGCCTGCCGATCTTGTGCGCGAACTTGGTCTTAAAGAGGGTGACCAAATCGATCTGATAAAGGACGACGGTACTTTGCTTGTCCAGCGCCAACCTCGCGCCGATGAAGTCCTGCAAGGGCTAAGGCGGTTTCGCGGAAAGCTATCCAAGGAAGCACGCCTGAGCCGCGACGCTGCGCATGAGCGCTGA
- the repB gene encoding plasmid partitioning protein RepB — protein MTSGKKKRMSMLDNLAAAGGPAPAPQAGAVTPMMTSNRALRSARDAVDSHHVWELDPASIVDDRMADRLDPADVHDLRAAIEANGQTVPILVRRHPSETDRYLLVYGRRRLEAIRQSDKVAKVRALVANLDDDSALRAQISENMARRDLSFIEKAIFAQELVSSGFGNQSQVAEILTVTKSSVSMAIAIADMVGTDLIRAIGAAHGIGRPRWEAMGRAIADNDLDRGSLIRLAEETHGKADVAMVIDAAPATDDPSVQAFEAVSKVVTRLVKPAKAPSPSAASSQPLRIGGKRGGTLKRTAKGISIELQNSKFADWVESEADDLIEELHERWKQRSED, from the coding sequence ATGACGAGTGGCAAGAAAAAACGGATGTCGATGCTCGACAATCTCGCGGCAGCCGGTGGCCCGGCCCCTGCCCCTCAGGCTGGCGCCGTAACCCCTATGATGACGTCCAACCGCGCCCTGCGCTCGGCCCGTGACGCGGTCGATTCACATCATGTCTGGGAACTCGACCCGGCCAGTATCGTCGACGACAGAATGGCCGACCGGCTTGATCCGGCGGATGTGCATGATCTGCGCGCCGCAATCGAGGCGAATGGTCAGACCGTACCAATTCTTGTGCGCCGGCACCCGTCAGAGACGGACCGCTATCTGCTCGTCTATGGTCGCCGTCGGCTCGAGGCGATCCGCCAGTCCGACAAGGTCGCCAAGGTGCGCGCACTGGTCGCCAATCTGGATGATGACAGTGCCCTGCGTGCGCAGATTTCCGAAAACATGGCGCGCCGCGATTTGTCCTTCATTGAAAAGGCGATATTTGCGCAAGAACTCGTATCGTCGGGCTTTGGAAATCAATCACAGGTTGCAGAAATTCTGACCGTGACCAAATCTTCGGTGTCCATGGCTATCGCCATCGCCGACATGGTCGGTACAGACCTCATCCGCGCCATCGGTGCTGCACACGGCATCGGCCGACCCCGGTGGGAGGCCATGGGCCGTGCCATCGCGGACAACGACCTGGATCGGGGCAGCCTGATCCGCCTTGCTGAGGAAACCCATGGCAAGGCCGATGTGGCCATGGTGATTGATGCCGCACCTGCGACCGACGACCCCTCTGTGCAGGCGTTCGAGGCCGTGTCGAAGGTTGTCACAAGGCTAGTCAAACCGGCCAAGGCCCCCTCCCCTTCTGCTGCATCCAGTCAGCCGCTCAGGATTGGGGGCAAACGTGGCGGCACGCTCAAACGCACCGCCAAAGGGATCTCGATCGAGTTGCAGAATAGTAAGTTTGCCGACTGGGTAGAGTCTGAAGCCGATGATTTGATTGAAGAACTTCACGAACGCTGGAAGCAGCGTTCAGAAGACTGA
- a CDS encoding Fic family protein — MLETPARIEPCFFEEHIPTELADLSVDIQREATGLGQGLHPDSAAELADLVRVMNCYYSNLIEGHNTRPRDIERALAGAELEEETRPLALEARAHVIVQRAIDEMHRKGTLPCPTSVEFLTWVHKSFYDEMPDEFRVIEHPDGTQEPIVPGRMRQDDDREVAVGRHLPPSSSRVAAFMDHFDKRFQIAARSSSGRIIAIASAHHRLNYIHPFPDGNGRVSRLMSHAMALTAGIGGQGLWSVSRGLARGLTDRGEYKRMMDLADSPRRGDRDGRGNLSEAALKTFSEWFLKVTLDQITFSARLFDLGGLDQRYRRLVADTIDDKRAPELISAVLRHGALERGDAQIVLKTSERTARNTLSKLTTAGYMTSASPKTPVRLAFPLDYRERLFPNLFGDGDLTV, encoded by the coding sequence ATGCTGGAAACACCCGCCAGGATCGAACCCTGCTTCTTCGAGGAGCATATTCCCACAGAACTGGCAGACCTTTCGGTCGACATCCAGAGGGAAGCCACCGGGCTGGGACAAGGGTTGCATCCTGACAGCGCAGCCGAACTTGCCGATCTCGTCCGTGTGATGAACTGCTACTACTCCAACCTGATCGAAGGACACAACACGCGCCCCCGCGACATCGAAAGGGCGCTGGCTGGTGCCGAGCTTGAGGAAGAAACCCGTCCCCTCGCCCTTGAGGCCCGGGCGCACGTCATCGTTCAACGGGCCATCGACGAGATGCATCGCAAGGGCACCCTGCCCTGCCCCACATCCGTCGAATTCCTGACTTGGGTCCATAAGAGCTTCTACGACGAGATGCCGGATGAGTTTCGGGTCATCGAACATCCCGACGGCACACAAGAGCCCATCGTTCCGGGACGCATGCGCCAGGATGATGATCGGGAAGTTGCGGTCGGGCGCCACCTACCTCCTTCATCGTCGCGCGTCGCGGCATTCATGGATCACTTTGACAAACGATTTCAGATTGCGGCGCGGTCTTCGAGCGGACGGATCATCGCGATCGCCTCTGCGCATCACCGGCTCAACTACATCCACCCTTTCCCGGATGGCAACGGCCGTGTCAGCAGACTGATGTCTCATGCCATGGCCCTCACAGCGGGGATTGGTGGCCAAGGGCTCTGGTCCGTATCACGTGGGCTGGCCCGCGGGCTAACCGATCGGGGCGAGTACAAACGGATGATGGATCTGGCCGACAGTCCACGCCGCGGAGACCGCGACGGACGGGGGAACCTGTCAGAAGCGGCACTGAAGACGTTTAGTGAATGGTTCCTAAAGGTGACGCTCGACCAGATCACCTTCTCAGCAAGATTGTTCGATCTCGGCGGACTTGACCAACGGTATCGTCGTCTTGTTGCAGATACCATCGATGACAAGCGAGCGCCGGAACTAATCTCGGCGGTTCTTCGGCATGGGGCACTGGAACGAGGCGATGCGCAGATTGTGCTCAAGACGTCCGAGCGTACTGCTCGCAACACGCTGAGCAAACTGACCACCGCCGGATACATGACGTCCGCCTCGCCGAAGACGCCGGTTCGGTTGGCGTTTCCGTTGGATTATCGAGAGCGGCTCTTTCCAAACCTCTTTGGAGACGGTGACCTGACTGTGTGA
- a CDS encoding recombinase family protein — translation MPLIGYARVSTEDQTPLPQSEALQTAGCVEIHEEHASGGNRARPVLARVLERISKGDTLVVVRIDRLARSLSHLLEVIERLEAKGAFFRSIQDPIDTGSPQGKFTLQVLGAAAEFERALIRERTKAGLASARTKGRVGGNPGLRARDPAALRKVRLARQDGYMERLNETAQDWVPHVRRLRPDMAWEDVLRIINGPLPYDRHWTQSRLLRAVKAYVRDGFLPNEVLGRAGRRETDDRLPAIVAGIKGADPDITLQAICDRLESMRERTPRGRASWQPSSVRMLLERAEKLGLLKCAQ, via the coding sequence ATGCCATTGATAGGCTACGCGCGCGTTTCAACTGAGGATCAAACTCCCCTGCCCCAGTCTGAGGCCCTGCAAACTGCGGGATGCGTCGAAATCCATGAAGAACACGCCTCAGGCGGCAATCGTGCGCGGCCGGTGCTTGCCCGCGTGCTGGAGCGAATTAGCAAGGGCGACACGCTGGTTGTCGTTCGGATCGACCGGCTTGCGCGGTCGCTGTCACATCTGCTGGAGGTGATCGAACGGCTGGAGGCCAAGGGGGCGTTCTTTCGCTCCATTCAGGACCCGATCGACACCGGATCCCCGCAAGGCAAGTTCACGCTGCAGGTGTTGGGCGCCGCGGCCGAGTTCGAGCGGGCGCTGATCCGCGAACGTACCAAGGCGGGGCTGGCGAGTGCCCGTACTAAGGGCCGGGTCGGCGGGAACCCGGGCCTACGCGCCCGCGATCCAGCCGCGCTACGCAAGGTGCGGCTCGCGCGGCAAGACGGCTACATGGAGCGGCTGAACGAGACGGCTCAGGACTGGGTGCCACATGTCCGACGACTTCGACCCGATATGGCCTGGGAAGATGTGCTTCGGATCATCAATGGCCCCCTGCCCTACGACCGCCACTGGACGCAAAGCCGCCTTTTGCGCGCAGTGAAAGCCTATGTGCGCGACGGGTTTCTGCCCAATGAAGTGCTTGGTCGCGCTGGAAGACGCGAAACCGACGACCGCCTGCCCGCGATTGTCGCTGGCATCAAGGGTGCGGACCCTGACATCACGCTCCAGGCGATCTGTGACCGGCTGGAATCCATGCGCGAACGCACCCCGCGTGGACGCGCCAGCTGGCAGCCGTCGTCCGTGAGGATGCTGCTGGAACGCGCGGAGAAGTTGGGCTTGCTGAAGTGCGCGCAATAA
- a CDS encoding DUF6330 family protein: MSRKESKTLRVACFEDGRRKIIVFKRGAYWWSPSEGAYPLSAALESIKEQGGWIETIPNPNYRPKGLFG; this comes from the coding sequence ATGTCACGCAAGGAATCCAAGACGCTGCGGGTGGCCTGCTTCGAGGACGGCCGCCGCAAGATCATCGTCTTCAAGCGCGGTGCCTATTGGTGGAGCCCGTCCGAGGGCGCTTACCCGCTCTCGGCGGCACTCGAGAGCATCAAGGAACAGGGCGGCTGGATCGAAACCATCCCCAACCCGAATTACAGACCCAAAGGGCTGTTCGGGTAG